A single Ziziphus jujuba cultivar Dongzao chromosome 11, ASM3175591v1 DNA region contains:
- the LOC107433746 gene encoding kinesin-like protein KIN-7O isoform X4 produces the protein MKMPMLVMLFVFQFWSHVPYRDSKLTRILQPALGGNANTAMICNITLAQIHADETKSSLQFASRALRVTNCAHVNEILTDAALLKRQKKEIEELRSKLQGSHSEHLEEEILNLRNTLLQTELERERIALELEEEKKAQAEWERMVQQQAKQIENLSSMVLYSNREENRDRPKKEKRRDTWCAGNLSRETLVEVYSTIQSKASAMKPMKRKRDMGPLLPFEELVNGADNAEEESRKQDEYFKTNTSEDCNLPDPCALLHITNRRKVPLRKKGLPMDNELAEMQAEYEDLLIRFESQRTESEIQIDYLTRKLAEAHSANYLTKGTTRESEAILVIKRLQEQIKMLEMEKSSSQQNLDSIVDLAMEQNICAREKFEELYEELVNAREEARVAHEQLASNESEGCLDSEHKLFKEVQEIVMEVQNSKVVIDSISSLMEDVSRTFSGQIETFLDFKTLMCQYSLQVKSIIRDQDKLNSCIIQKVSELENQKRLLYNQSVELQNQIEELKLDAQNSAQSLREVMEQRDSERGEYLSHIQVLEKEISRLSSCSLAREKETLRKDLEKTKTKLKETEFKLKNAMQEKTKIEGEKAFAEREIKRLHGQNSLLERDINKRESLAGKRRDSISDKGSKIFDPKKAKGLAAPFEQTLQEEYKKMEVYAFEMETRIVSLEEELSAAVREKEETLSKNDDLTSVLEDLSEKLNISNLELKTSQEEVAALSQGLEESKLEQQRMESTIKMLVEEKEELAMRLTDSLLEMEEERAVWSAKEKASVEAIEEKSKLHDTEILSLSKELTEVRNELESFRQECKVLKEKLTCSREEAERDKICRYVSFSIDKTLGVDKMKNKLKIDELGNNQSQETLNSNMEMLVSDHHHACKEVDMLQKDLPYLKNEKEDLSIQIRDLDMRSKLSNDLQDLKNQLLTMAEERDKLITQVHKQQSHAAEVEFLKTQAEELNRKISSMEVKMHKDQVDNGKEMAKLRMRLKWTHAREVTFKNRYMEVMNESDHMNKKYEEAAAKLKERLVSKGTEVLNLKKQLSTKGQ, from the exons ATGAAGATGCCAATGCTTGTGATGCTGTTCGTGTTTCAGTTTTG GAGTCATGTTCCATATCGAGATAGCAAACTGACACGTATTTTGCAACCAGCTCTCGGTGGAAATGCAAATACAGCTATGATATGTAATATCACGCTTGCACAG ATTCATGCAGATGAGACCAAAAGCAGTCTTCAATTTGCAAGCAGAGCACTACGAGTCACAAACTGTGCTCATGTCAATGAG ATTTTAACAGATGCTGCTTTGTTAAAGcgtcaaaagaaagaaattgaggAGCTTCGATCCAAGTTGCAG GGATCACATTCAGAGCATTTGGAAGAGGAAATCCTCAATTTGCGGAATACATTGTTACAG ACTGAgctggagagagagagaatagctTTGGAGTTGGAGGAGGAAAAGAAAGCCCAAGCTGAATGGGAGAGGATGGTGCAACAGCAAGCAAAGCAAATTGAAAACCTAAGCTCTATGGTTTTGTATTCAAATAGGGAAGAAAATCGTGATCGTCCTAAAAAG GAGAAAAGAAGGGATACATGGTGTGCAGGTAACCTCTCAAGGGAAACTCTTGTAGag GTATATTCTACCATCCAGTCAAAGGCTTCTGCTATGAAACCCATGAAACGTAAACGTGATATGGGACCACTTCTACCTTTCGAAGAACTGGTGAATGGAGCAGACAATGCTGAAGAAGAATCCCGCAAACaagatgaatattttaaaactaacaCGTCTGAGGACTGCAATCTTCCGGATCCATGTGCTTTATTGCATATAACAAACAGAAGAAAAGTGCCTCTCAGGAAAAAAGGCTTACCCATG GACAATGAATTAGCAGAAATGCAAGCAGAATATGAAGATTTGCTAATAAGATTTGAGAGTCAG AGAACTGAAAGCGAAATACAAATTGATTATTTGACAAGAAAGCTTGCCGAGGCTCATTCTGCTAATTATCTAACTAAAGGTACAACAAGGGAGTCAGAGGCTATTCTTGTGATCAAGAGGCTTCAAGAACAG ATTAAGATGTTGGAAATGGAGAAGTCTTCCAGCCAGCAAAATCTGGATAGTATTGTTGATCTGGCAATGGAGCAGAACATTTGTGCCAGAGAGAAATTTGAAGAG cTCTATGAAGAGCTTGTGAATGCACGTGAGGAAGCCAGGGTTGCTCATGAACAACTTGCTTCAAATGAATCT GAGGGGTGTTTAGATTCTGAGCACAAGCTATTTAAGGAAGTGCAAGAAATAGTAATGGAAGTCCAAAACTCAAAAGTAGTTATTGACAGTATCTCCTCACTCATGGAAGATGTCTCGAGGACTTTTTCTGGTCAAATTGAAACATTCCTT GATTTCAAGACTTTGATGTGCCAGTATTCTCTCCAAGTAAAATCAATTATAAGGGATCAGGACAAGTTAAACTCTTGCATTATACAGAAAGTTTCTGAACTTGAAAATCAGAAG CGTCTTTTATACAATCAATCAGTTGAACTTCAGAACCAGATAGAAGAGCTAAAACTAGATGCTCAAAATTCAGCACAGTCTTTGAGA GAAGTTATGGAACAACGAGATTCAGAAAGGGGAGAATATCTTTCCCATATTCAAGTTCTTGAAAAGGAAATATCACGCTTATCATCCTGTTCCTTGGCCAGGGAAAAAGAAACTTTGAGAAAGGATcttgagaaaacaaaaacaaagttaAAAGAGACTGAGTTCAAGCTTAAGAATGCCATGCAGGAGAAAACTAAAATTGAG GGTGAGAAGGCATTTGCGGAACGAGAAATAAAACGTTTGCATGGTCAGAACTCTCTTCTTGAACGTGATATTAACAAACGTGAGTCACTTGCTGGTAAAAGGCGTGACTCCATTTCAGATAAGGGTTCAAAGATTTTTGATCCAAAAAAGGCTAAAGGTCTTGCCGCACCCTTTGAACAGACACTGCAG gAGGAATACAAGAAGATGGAAGTGTATGCTTTTGAAATGGAAACAAGAATTGTTTCTCTAGAAGAGGAATTATCAGCTGCAGTcagggaaaaagaagaaactttGTCTAAAAATGATGATCTGACTTCTGTATTAGAAGATTTATCTGAAAAGTTGAATATATCAAACTTGGAATTGAAGACGTCGCAGGAAGAGGTTGCAGCCCTT AGCCAAGGGCTGGAAGAATCTAAACTTGAGCAGCAAAGGATGGAAAGCACCATAAAAATGTTGGTGGAAGAAAAGGAGGAGTTAGCGATG CGGCTTACAGATTCTCTTTTAGAAATGGAGGAGGAAAGGGCAGTATGGTCAGCTAAGGAGAAGGCTTCTGTTGAAGCCATAGAAGAGAAATCAAAGTTACACGATACAGAGATTTTATCATTGTCAAAAGAATTGACTGAG GTGAGGAATGAATTGGAATCTTTTCGACAAGAATGCAAAGTTCtaaaggaaaaattaacttgCTCTCGAGAAGAAGCAGAACGGGATAAGATATGCAGGTATGTCTCTTTTAG CATTGACAAGACTTTGGGAgttgataaaatgaaaaataaactaaaaatagaTGAACTTGGGAATAATCAATCTCAAGAG ACATTAAACTCAAATATGGAGATGCTTGTTTCTGATCATCATCACGCTTGCAAGGAAGTGGATATGCTTCAAAAGGATTTGCCATATctgaaaaacgaaaaagaagatTTGTCAATTCAAATTAGGGATTTGGATATGAGATCCAAACTTTCAAATGATTTgcag GATCTTAAAAACCAACTTCTCACAATGGCAGAGGAAAGAGATAAACTAATTACCCAGGTACACAAACAGCAGAGCCATGCAGCTGAAGTGGAATTTCTTAAAACTCAAGCGGAGGAATTGAATAGGAAAATTTCCAGCATGGAAGTCAAGATGCATAAA GATCAAGTTGACAATGGAAAAGAAATGGCAAAGCTTAGAATGAGGCTCAAATGGACACACGCGAGGGAAGTTACCTTTAAGAATAGATACATGGAAGTTATGAATGAGTCTGATCATATGAACAAGAAGTATGAGGAGGCAGCAGCAAAGCTGAAGGAGCGTTTGGTTTCGAAAGGAACTGAGGTTCTTAATCTCAAGAAGCAACTTTCTACCAAGGGGCAATAA
- the LOC107433746 gene encoding kinesin-like protein KIN-7O isoform X3, translating into MDRIHVAVRARPLSPEDAKTSPWRISANSIFIPSHSSKFEFDRIFGEDCKTIDVYQARTKEIVAAAVRGFNGTVFAYGQTNSGKTYTMRGSAMEPGVIPLAVSDMFNAIHENSDREFLLRMSYMEIYNEEINDLLAPEHRKLQIHENLERGIYVAGLREEIVATPEQVLDLMEFGESHRHIGETNMNLHSSRSHTIFRMIIESRDKTEDEDANACDAVRVSVLNLVDLAGSERAAKTGAEGVRLKEGSHINKSLMTLGTVIKKLSEGAESQGSHVPYRDSKLTRILQPALGGNANTAMICNITLAQIHADETKSSLQFASRALRVTNCAHVNEILTDAALLKRQKKEIEELRSKLQGSHSEHLEEEILNLRNTLLQTELERERIALELEEEKKAQAEWERMVQQQAKQIENLSSMVLYSNREENRDRPKKEKRRDTWCAGNLSRETLVEVYSTIQSKASAMKPMKRKRDMGPLLPFEELVNGADNAEEESRKQDEYFKTNTSEDCNLPDPCALLHITNRRKVPLRKKGLPMDNELAEMQAEYEDLLIRFESQRTESEIQIDYLTRKLAEAHSANYLTKGTTRESEAILVIKRLQEQIKMLEMEKSSSQQNLDSIVDLAMEQNICAREKFEEEGCLDSEHKLFKEVQEIVMEVQNSKVVIDSISSLMEDVSRTFSGQIETFLDFKTLMCQYSLQVKSIIRDQDKLNSCIIQKVSELENQKRLLYNQSVELQNQIEELKLDAQNSAQSLREVMEQRDSERGEYLSHIQVLEKEISRLSSCSLAREKETLRKDLEKTKTKLKETEFKLKNAMQEKTKIEGEKAFAEREIKRLHGQNSLLERDINKRESLAGKRRDSISDKGSKIFDPKKAKGLAAPFEQTLQEEYKKMEVYAFEMETRIVSLEEELSAAVREKEETLSKNDDLTSVLEDLSEKLNISNLELKTSQEEVAALSQGLEESKLEQQRMESTIKMLVEEKEELAMRLTDSLLEMEEERAVWSAKEKASVEAIEEKSKLHDTEILSLSKELTEVRNELESFRQECKVLKEKLTCSREEAERDKICRYVSFSIDKTLGVDKMKNKLKIDELGNNQSQETLNSNMEMLVSDHHHACKEVDMLQKDLPYLKNEKEDLSIQIRDLDMRSKLSNDLQDLKNQLLTMAEERDKLITQVHKQQSHAAEVEFLKTQAEELNRKISSMEVKMHKDQVDNGKEMAKLRMRLKWTHAREVTFKNRYMEVMNESDHMNKKYEEAAAKLKERLVSKGTEVLNLKKQLSTKGQ; encoded by the exons ATGGATAGAATACACGTGGCGGTTCGTGCTCGGCCACTCTCACCGGAAGACGCCAAGACCAGCCCTTGGCGTATCTCAGCCAACTCCATTTTCATCCCCAGCCACTCCTCCAAGTTCGAATTcg aTCGCATTTTCGGTGAGGATTGCAAGACAATCGATGTTTATCAAGCTCGCACTAAAGAAATAGTCGCCGCTGCAGTTCGTGGTTTTAACG GCACTGTTTTTGCTTATGGGCAAACCAACAGCGGCAAAACTTACACTATGAGAGGGTCAGCTATGGAGCCCGGAGTAATTCCTCTCGCCGTGAGCGATATGTTCAACGCAATTCATGAG AACTCGGATCGGGAATTCCTTCTCCGAATGTCATACATGGAAATTTATAACGAGGAAATAAACGATTTATTGGCTCCTGAGCATCGAAAACTTCAGATTCATGAAAATCTAGAG CGGGGAATCTATGTTGCTGGGTTACGAGAAGAAATTGTTGCCACTCCTGAGCAAGTCCTTGATCTCATGGAGTTTGGAGAAT ctCATCGGCATATTGGAGAGACAAACATGAACCTTCATAGTAGTAGGTCCCACACTATTTTCCGAATG ATAATTGAGAGCCGGGATAAAACTGAAGATGAAGATGCCAATGCTTGTGATGCTGTTCGTGTTTCAGTTTTG AATTTAGTGGACCTTGCTGGTTCAGAACGTGCTGCAAAAACTGGTGCAGAAGGTGTTCGATTGAAAGAGGGTTCCCACATTAATAAAAGTTTGATGACATTAGGAAcggtaattaaaaaattaagtgaaGGTGCTGAGAGTCAAGG GAGTCATGTTCCATATCGAGATAGCAAACTGACACGTATTTTGCAACCAGCTCTCGGTGGAAATGCAAATACAGCTATGATATGTAATATCACGCTTGCACAG ATTCATGCAGATGAGACCAAAAGCAGTCTTCAATTTGCAAGCAGAGCACTACGAGTCACAAACTGTGCTCATGTCAATGAG ATTTTAACAGATGCTGCTTTGTTAAAGcgtcaaaagaaagaaattgaggAGCTTCGATCCAAGTTGCAG GGATCACATTCAGAGCATTTGGAAGAGGAAATCCTCAATTTGCGGAATACATTGTTACAG ACTGAgctggagagagagagaatagctTTGGAGTTGGAGGAGGAAAAGAAAGCCCAAGCTGAATGGGAGAGGATGGTGCAACAGCAAGCAAAGCAAATTGAAAACCTAAGCTCTATGGTTTTGTATTCAAATAGGGAAGAAAATCGTGATCGTCCTAAAAAG GAGAAAAGAAGGGATACATGGTGTGCAGGTAACCTCTCAAGGGAAACTCTTGTAGag GTATATTCTACCATCCAGTCAAAGGCTTCTGCTATGAAACCCATGAAACGTAAACGTGATATGGGACCACTTCTACCTTTCGAAGAACTGGTGAATGGAGCAGACAATGCTGAAGAAGAATCCCGCAAACaagatgaatattttaaaactaacaCGTCTGAGGACTGCAATCTTCCGGATCCATGTGCTTTATTGCATATAACAAACAGAAGAAAAGTGCCTCTCAGGAAAAAAGGCTTACCCATG GACAATGAATTAGCAGAAATGCAAGCAGAATATGAAGATTTGCTAATAAGATTTGAGAGTCAG AGAACTGAAAGCGAAATACAAATTGATTATTTGACAAGAAAGCTTGCCGAGGCTCATTCTGCTAATTATCTAACTAAAGGTACAACAAGGGAGTCAGAGGCTATTCTTGTGATCAAGAGGCTTCAAGAACAG ATTAAGATGTTGGAAATGGAGAAGTCTTCCAGCCAGCAAAATCTGGATAGTATTGTTGATCTGGCAATGGAGCAGAACATTTGTGCCAGAGAGAAATTTGAAGAG GAGGGGTGTTTAGATTCTGAGCACAAGCTATTTAAGGAAGTGCAAGAAATAGTAATGGAAGTCCAAAACTCAAAAGTAGTTATTGACAGTATCTCCTCACTCATGGAAGATGTCTCGAGGACTTTTTCTGGTCAAATTGAAACATTCCTT GATTTCAAGACTTTGATGTGCCAGTATTCTCTCCAAGTAAAATCAATTATAAGGGATCAGGACAAGTTAAACTCTTGCATTATACAGAAAGTTTCTGAACTTGAAAATCAGAAG CGTCTTTTATACAATCAATCAGTTGAACTTCAGAACCAGATAGAAGAGCTAAAACTAGATGCTCAAAATTCAGCACAGTCTTTGAGA GAAGTTATGGAACAACGAGATTCAGAAAGGGGAGAATATCTTTCCCATATTCAAGTTCTTGAAAAGGAAATATCACGCTTATCATCCTGTTCCTTGGCCAGGGAAAAAGAAACTTTGAGAAAGGATcttgagaaaacaaaaacaaagttaAAAGAGACTGAGTTCAAGCTTAAGAATGCCATGCAGGAGAAAACTAAAATTGAG GGTGAGAAGGCATTTGCGGAACGAGAAATAAAACGTTTGCATGGTCAGAACTCTCTTCTTGAACGTGATATTAACAAACGTGAGTCACTTGCTGGTAAAAGGCGTGACTCCATTTCAGATAAGGGTTCAAAGATTTTTGATCCAAAAAAGGCTAAAGGTCTTGCCGCACCCTTTGAACAGACACTGCAG gAGGAATACAAGAAGATGGAAGTGTATGCTTTTGAAATGGAAACAAGAATTGTTTCTCTAGAAGAGGAATTATCAGCTGCAGTcagggaaaaagaagaaactttGTCTAAAAATGATGATCTGACTTCTGTATTAGAAGATTTATCTGAAAAGTTGAATATATCAAACTTGGAATTGAAGACGTCGCAGGAAGAGGTTGCAGCCCTT AGCCAAGGGCTGGAAGAATCTAAACTTGAGCAGCAAAGGATGGAAAGCACCATAAAAATGTTGGTGGAAGAAAAGGAGGAGTTAGCGATG CGGCTTACAGATTCTCTTTTAGAAATGGAGGAGGAAAGGGCAGTATGGTCAGCTAAGGAGAAGGCTTCTGTTGAAGCCATAGAAGAGAAATCAAAGTTACACGATACAGAGATTTTATCATTGTCAAAAGAATTGACTGAG GTGAGGAATGAATTGGAATCTTTTCGACAAGAATGCAAAGTTCtaaaggaaaaattaacttgCTCTCGAGAAGAAGCAGAACGGGATAAGATATGCAGGTATGTCTCTTTTAG CATTGACAAGACTTTGGGAgttgataaaatgaaaaataaactaaaaatagaTGAACTTGGGAATAATCAATCTCAAGAG ACATTAAACTCAAATATGGAGATGCTTGTTTCTGATCATCATCACGCTTGCAAGGAAGTGGATATGCTTCAAAAGGATTTGCCATATctgaaaaacgaaaaagaagatTTGTCAATTCAAATTAGGGATTTGGATATGAGATCCAAACTTTCAAATGATTTgcag GATCTTAAAAACCAACTTCTCACAATGGCAGAGGAAAGAGATAAACTAATTACCCAGGTACACAAACAGCAGAGCCATGCAGCTGAAGTGGAATTTCTTAAAACTCAAGCGGAGGAATTGAATAGGAAAATTTCCAGCATGGAAGTCAAGATGCATAAA GATCAAGTTGACAATGGAAAAGAAATGGCAAAGCTTAGAATGAGGCTCAAATGGACACACGCGAGGGAAGTTACCTTTAAGAATAGATACATGGAAGTTATGAATGAGTCTGATCATATGAACAAGAAGTATGAGGAGGCAGCAGCAAAGCTGAAGGAGCGTTTGGTTTCGAAAGGAACTGAGGTTCTTAATCTCAAGAAGCAACTTTCTACCAAGGGGCAATAA
- the LOC107433746 gene encoding kinesin-like protein KIN-7O isoform X2 — MDRIHVAVRARPLSPEDAKTSPWRISANSIFIPSHSSKFEFDRIFGEDCKTIDVYQARTKEIVAAAVRGFNGTVFAYGQTNSGKTYTMRGSAMEPGVIPLAVSDMFNAIHENSDREFLLRMSYMEIYNEEINDLLAPEHRKLQIHENLERGIYVAGLREEIVATPEQVLDLMEFGESHRHIGETNMNLHSSRSHTIFRMIIESRDKTEDEDANACDAVRVSVLNLVDLAGSERAAKTGAEGVRLKEGSHINKSLMTLGTVIKKLSEGAESQGSHVPYRDSKLTRILQPALGGNANTAMICNITLAQIHADETKSSLQFASRALRVTNCAHVNEILTDAALLKRQKKEIEELRSKLQGSHSEHLEEEILNLRNTLLQTELERERIALELEEEKKAQAEWERMVQQQAKQIENLSSMVLYSNREENRDRPKKEKRRDTWCAGNLSRETLVEVYSTIQSKASAMKPMKRKRDMGPLLPFEELVNGADNAEEESRKQDEYFKTNTSEDCNLPDPCALLHITNRRKVPLRKKGLPMDNELAEMQAEYEDLLIRFESQRTESEIQIDYLTRKLAEAHSANYLTKGTTRESEAILVIKRLQEQIKMLEMEKSSSQQNLDSIVDLAMEQNICAREKFEELYEELVNAREEARVAHEQLASNESEGCLDSEHKLFKEVQEIVMEVQNSKVVIDSISSLMEDVSRTFSGQIETFLDFKTLMCQYSLQVKSIIRDQDKLNSCIIQKVSELENQKRLLYNQSVELQNQIEELKLDAQNSAQSLREVMEQRDSERGEYLSHIQVLEKEISRLSSCSLAREKETLRKDLEKTKTKLKETEFKLKNAMQEKTKIEGEKAFAEREIKRLHGQNSLLERDINKRESLAGKRRDSISDKGSKIFDPKKAKGLAAPFEQTLQEEYKKMEVYAFEMETRIVSLEEELSAAVREKEETLSKNDDLTSVLEDLSEKLNISNLELKTSQEEVAALSQGLEESKLEQQRMESTIKMLVEEKEELAMRLTDSLLEMEEERAVWSAKEKASVEAIEEKSKLHDTEILSLSKELTEVRNELESFRQECKVLKEKLTCSREEAERDKICSIDKTLGVDKMKNKLKIDELGNNQSQETLNSNMEMLVSDHHHACKEVDMLQKDLPYLKNEKEDLSIQIRDLDMRSKLSNDLQDLKNQLLTMAEERDKLITQVHKQQSHAAEVEFLKTQAEELNRKISSMEVKMHKDQVDNGKEMAKLRMRLKWTHAREVTFKNRYMEVMNESDHMNKKYEEAAAKLKERLVSKGTEVLNLKKQLSTKGQ, encoded by the exons ATGGATAGAATACACGTGGCGGTTCGTGCTCGGCCACTCTCACCGGAAGACGCCAAGACCAGCCCTTGGCGTATCTCAGCCAACTCCATTTTCATCCCCAGCCACTCCTCCAAGTTCGAATTcg aTCGCATTTTCGGTGAGGATTGCAAGACAATCGATGTTTATCAAGCTCGCACTAAAGAAATAGTCGCCGCTGCAGTTCGTGGTTTTAACG GCACTGTTTTTGCTTATGGGCAAACCAACAGCGGCAAAACTTACACTATGAGAGGGTCAGCTATGGAGCCCGGAGTAATTCCTCTCGCCGTGAGCGATATGTTCAACGCAATTCATGAG AACTCGGATCGGGAATTCCTTCTCCGAATGTCATACATGGAAATTTATAACGAGGAAATAAACGATTTATTGGCTCCTGAGCATCGAAAACTTCAGATTCATGAAAATCTAGAG CGGGGAATCTATGTTGCTGGGTTACGAGAAGAAATTGTTGCCACTCCTGAGCAAGTCCTTGATCTCATGGAGTTTGGAGAAT ctCATCGGCATATTGGAGAGACAAACATGAACCTTCATAGTAGTAGGTCCCACACTATTTTCCGAATG ATAATTGAGAGCCGGGATAAAACTGAAGATGAAGATGCCAATGCTTGTGATGCTGTTCGTGTTTCAGTTTTG AATTTAGTGGACCTTGCTGGTTCAGAACGTGCTGCAAAAACTGGTGCAGAAGGTGTTCGATTGAAAGAGGGTTCCCACATTAATAAAAGTTTGATGACATTAGGAAcggtaattaaaaaattaagtgaaGGTGCTGAGAGTCAAGG GAGTCATGTTCCATATCGAGATAGCAAACTGACACGTATTTTGCAACCAGCTCTCGGTGGAAATGCAAATACAGCTATGATATGTAATATCACGCTTGCACAG ATTCATGCAGATGAGACCAAAAGCAGTCTTCAATTTGCAAGCAGAGCACTACGAGTCACAAACTGTGCTCATGTCAATGAG ATTTTAACAGATGCTGCTTTGTTAAAGcgtcaaaagaaagaaattgaggAGCTTCGATCCAAGTTGCAG GGATCACATTCAGAGCATTTGGAAGAGGAAATCCTCAATTTGCGGAATACATTGTTACAG ACTGAgctggagagagagagaatagctTTGGAGTTGGAGGAGGAAAAGAAAGCCCAAGCTGAATGGGAGAGGATGGTGCAACAGCAAGCAAAGCAAATTGAAAACCTAAGCTCTATGGTTTTGTATTCAAATAGGGAAGAAAATCGTGATCGTCCTAAAAAG GAGAAAAGAAGGGATACATGGTGTGCAGGTAACCTCTCAAGGGAAACTCTTGTAGag GTATATTCTACCATCCAGTCAAAGGCTTCTGCTATGAAACCCATGAAACGTAAACGTGATATGGGACCACTTCTACCTTTCGAAGAACTGGTGAATGGAGCAGACAATGCTGAAGAAGAATCCCGCAAACaagatgaatattttaaaactaacaCGTCTGAGGACTGCAATCTTCCGGATCCATGTGCTTTATTGCATATAACAAACAGAAGAAAAGTGCCTCTCAGGAAAAAAGGCTTACCCATG GACAATGAATTAGCAGAAATGCAAGCAGAATATGAAGATTTGCTAATAAGATTTGAGAGTCAG AGAACTGAAAGCGAAATACAAATTGATTATTTGACAAGAAAGCTTGCCGAGGCTCATTCTGCTAATTATCTAACTAAAGGTACAACAAGGGAGTCAGAGGCTATTCTTGTGATCAAGAGGCTTCAAGAACAG ATTAAGATGTTGGAAATGGAGAAGTCTTCCAGCCAGCAAAATCTGGATAGTATTGTTGATCTGGCAATGGAGCAGAACATTTGTGCCAGAGAGAAATTTGAAGAG cTCTATGAAGAGCTTGTGAATGCACGTGAGGAAGCCAGGGTTGCTCATGAACAACTTGCTTCAAATGAATCT GAGGGGTGTTTAGATTCTGAGCACAAGCTATTTAAGGAAGTGCAAGAAATAGTAATGGAAGTCCAAAACTCAAAAGTAGTTATTGACAGTATCTCCTCACTCATGGAAGATGTCTCGAGGACTTTTTCTGGTCAAATTGAAACATTCCTT GATTTCAAGACTTTGATGTGCCAGTATTCTCTCCAAGTAAAATCAATTATAAGGGATCAGGACAAGTTAAACTCTTGCATTATACAGAAAGTTTCTGAACTTGAAAATCAGAAG CGTCTTTTATACAATCAATCAGTTGAACTTCAGAACCAGATAGAAGAGCTAAAACTAGATGCTCAAAATTCAGCACAGTCTTTGAGA GAAGTTATGGAACAACGAGATTCAGAAAGGGGAGAATATCTTTCCCATATTCAAGTTCTTGAAAAGGAAATATCACGCTTATCATCCTGTTCCTTGGCCAGGGAAAAAGAAACTTTGAGAAAGGATcttgagaaaacaaaaacaaagttaAAAGAGACTGAGTTCAAGCTTAAGAATGCCATGCAGGAGAAAACTAAAATTGAG GGTGAGAAGGCATTTGCGGAACGAGAAATAAAACGTTTGCATGGTCAGAACTCTCTTCTTGAACGTGATATTAACAAACGTGAGTCACTTGCTGGTAAAAGGCGTGACTCCATTTCAGATAAGGGTTCAAAGATTTTTGATCCAAAAAAGGCTAAAGGTCTTGCCGCACCCTTTGAACAGACACTGCAG gAGGAATACAAGAAGATGGAAGTGTATGCTTTTGAAATGGAAACAAGAATTGTTTCTCTAGAAGAGGAATTATCAGCTGCAGTcagggaaaaagaagaaactttGTCTAAAAATGATGATCTGACTTCTGTATTAGAAGATTTATCTGAAAAGTTGAATATATCAAACTTGGAATTGAAGACGTCGCAGGAAGAGGTTGCAGCCCTT AGCCAAGGGCTGGAAGAATCTAAACTTGAGCAGCAAAGGATGGAAAGCACCATAAAAATGTTGGTGGAAGAAAAGGAGGAGTTAGCGATG CGGCTTACAGATTCTCTTTTAGAAATGGAGGAGGAAAGGGCAGTATGGTCAGCTAAGGAGAAGGCTTCTGTTGAAGCCATAGAAGAGAAATCAAAGTTACACGATACAGAGATTTTATCATTGTCAAAAGAATTGACTGAG GTGAGGAATGAATTGGAATCTTTTCGACAAGAATGCAAAGTTCtaaaggaaaaattaacttgCTCTCGAGAAGAAGCAGAACGGGATAAGATATGCAG CATTGACAAGACTTTGGGAgttgataaaatgaaaaataaactaaaaatagaTGAACTTGGGAATAATCAATCTCAAGAG ACATTAAACTCAAATATGGAGATGCTTGTTTCTGATCATCATCACGCTTGCAAGGAAGTGGATATGCTTCAAAAGGATTTGCCATATctgaaaaacgaaaaagaagatTTGTCAATTCAAATTAGGGATTTGGATATGAGATCCAAACTTTCAAATGATTTgcag GATCTTAAAAACCAACTTCTCACAATGGCAGAGGAAAGAGATAAACTAATTACCCAGGTACACAAACAGCAGAGCCATGCAGCTGAAGTGGAATTTCTTAAAACTCAAGCGGAGGAATTGAATAGGAAAATTTCCAGCATGGAAGTCAAGATGCATAAA GATCAAGTTGACAATGGAAAAGAAATGGCAAAGCTTAGAATGAGGCTCAAATGGACACACGCGAGGGAAGTTACCTTTAAGAATAGATACATGGAAGTTATGAATGAGTCTGATCATATGAACAAGAAGTATGAGGAGGCAGCAGCAAAGCTGAAGGAGCGTTTGGTTTCGAAAGGAACTGAGGTTCTTAATCTCAAGAAGCAACTTTCTACCAAGGGGCAATAA